The Sphingobium sp. JS3065 genome includes a region encoding these proteins:
- a CDS encoding conjugal transfer protein TraW, with amino-acid sequence MVVLGQAATVVLLLIGAGALAFAARAETSGMNRSTIGRTWPIVEPDALTEIEAKVATLPRDMSKAFGPREKWSALKAAALAPATSDRVRTVVPFYTLDFDIRLPDGKTLYPKGFTFNPLTFVKLPQRLVVVHPRDLGWALRTARPTDFILLTALGGDSGDPIALTEKTGRAIYILEERVKERLGLTVAPVVVAQAGQKLVLTEFGPRSRQLPSNLIGAVR; translated from the coding sequence ATGGTCGTTCTTGGGCAGGCCGCGACCGTCGTGCTGCTGCTGATCGGTGCCGGCGCGCTGGCTTTTGCCGCCCGCGCCGAAACCTCGGGCATGAATCGCAGCACGATCGGCAGAACCTGGCCGATCGTCGAGCCTGACGCGCTGACCGAAATCGAGGCCAAGGTCGCGACGTTGCCGCGCGATATGTCGAAGGCATTCGGTCCCCGCGAGAAATGGAGCGCCCTCAAGGCTGCGGCACTTGCGCCCGCGACATCGGATCGGGTGCGGACCGTCGTGCCCTTCTACACGCTCGATTTCGACATTCGCCTGCCCGACGGAAAGACGCTTTACCCCAAGGGCTTCACCTTCAATCCGCTGACCTTCGTCAAGCTGCCGCAGCGGCTCGTGGTCGTTCATCCGCGCGACCTGGGCTGGGCGCTCCGGACCGCACGGCCGACCGACTTCATTCTGCTGACCGCGCTCGGCGGCGATAGCGGCGACCCGATCGCGCTCACCGAGAAGACGGGCCGCGCGATCTACATCCTTGAGGAAAGGGTCAAGGAGCGCCTCGGGTTGACCGTCGCGCCCGTCGTCGTCGCCCAAGCTGGCCAGAAGCTCGTGTTGACCGAATTTGGCCCGCGAAGCCGCCAGCTGCCGAGCAACCTCATAGGAGCGGTTCGATGA
- a CDS encoding TraU family protein produces MIRRCHIFLIGLAIGLVATLAWPSQAHASKCESSVFNPITKVRWTCIFPITVGGVRIGSFDMLDKALDAQSASKPLCACRKGVQFWFGVKVSYWSPNRMVDVVTEPGCMMALGADLMPTGGKLQGSQSSIADGTNTRKMFAQMHYYISPVWAMLDMFTDLPCLEDDGFDVALITEILPTWQSGTLGAIIQPEGILFGNPAAGLACMGDSAAAAAGKVIDPLFWCMGSWGATYPIAGDIHFDDSVEAWAGLAARGTFMMGRLGALTISSSDGCSFKPSPIWTKSRYKLQLMEPVKGGKCVNIGRPGALWTSGKHAPGKDNAQFMLFEKVICCAGIPVP; encoded by the coding sequence ATGATCCGGCGCTGTCATATCTTCCTCATCGGGCTTGCGATCGGCCTGGTCGCGACGCTCGCCTGGCCAAGCCAGGCGCATGCGTCGAAATGCGAGAGCAGTGTCTTCAATCCCATAACCAAGGTGCGCTGGACGTGCATCTTTCCGATCACCGTCGGCGGTGTCCGGATCGGCAGCTTCGACATGCTCGACAAGGCGCTGGATGCGCAATCGGCGTCGAAACCGCTCTGCGCATGCCGCAAAGGGGTCCAGTTCTGGTTCGGCGTGAAGGTCTCTTACTGGTCGCCCAACCGCATGGTCGACGTGGTGACGGAGCCAGGGTGCATGATGGCGCTCGGCGCCGATCTCATGCCGACGGGCGGCAAGCTCCAGGGTAGCCAATCCTCGATCGCTGATGGAACGAACACGCGCAAGATGTTCGCGCAAATGCACTATTACATCTCGCCGGTCTGGGCGATGCTCGACATGTTCACCGATCTTCCATGCCTGGAAGACGATGGGTTCGACGTCGCGCTGATCACCGAGATTCTGCCGACGTGGCAATCGGGCACATTGGGCGCGATCATCCAGCCCGAGGGCATATTGTTCGGCAATCCTGCCGCCGGCCTGGCTTGCATGGGCGACAGCGCGGCAGCCGCGGCCGGCAAGGTCATCGATCCGCTCTTCTGGTGCATGGGCTCCTGGGGCGCGACCTATCCGATCGCCGGCGACATTCATTTCGATGACTCGGTCGAGGCCTGGGCGGGGCTCGCGGCGCGCGGCACGTTCATGATGGGGCGCCTCGGCGCGCTCACCATCAGTTCGTCCGATGGCTGCTCGTTCAAGCCCAGCCCGATCTGGACCAAGTCGCGCTACAAGCTTCAGCTGATGGAGCCGGTCAAGGGCGGCAAGTGCGTCAATATCGGCCGGCCCGGTGCGCTCTGGACGAGCGGCAAGCACGCACCCGGCAAGGACAACGCCCAGTTCATGCTTTTCGAAAAGGTGATCTGCTGCGCCGGGATTCCGGTGCCATGA
- the traN gene encoding conjugal transfer protein TraN translates to MIARWLLLPRSAAHAVLFGCALVAACQPQPASAQQMCAADLNGNGDAADAGEMAYCTITSSGQYQCPLEEIACVAAPSGDYSCPLGSQFACLPKNGGATCSPHSCADVAANPIVEEPPIEDPGTAPDGPVDADGNCLGTIEIFSGRAMRCRPPGLSTTLSNCCKDKGKIVKDGMGSSIGSIGTKIAVAKGVFTGMSAAFTAFRAGATAGQAANAGANALIIGLDPTSIAISLAINFMIEVLLQGCDQQDMEVGMLRGSGMCHEVGSYCTSSFLGICLQKARGHCCFNTKLGRIIQEQGRPQLKAFNGNLWGSPKKPMCRGFTPEEFQALDFSKMDLSEYYADIEARAQSDIQIDMKERVNAYLKAVGE, encoded by the coding sequence ATGATCGCGCGGTGGCTCCTTTTGCCACGCAGTGCGGCACATGCGGTGCTGTTCGGCTGCGCCTTGGTCGCGGCGTGCCAGCCACAGCCTGCTTCCGCACAGCAGATGTGCGCCGCCGATCTCAACGGCAATGGCGACGCAGCCGACGCCGGCGAGATGGCCTATTGCACCATCACCTCGAGCGGCCAGTATCAATGCCCGCTCGAGGAGATCGCCTGCGTGGCGGCCCCTTCCGGCGATTATAGCTGCCCGCTCGGATCCCAGTTCGCCTGCCTGCCCAAGAATGGCGGCGCGACCTGTTCGCCCCATAGCTGCGCCGATGTGGCGGCCAATCCGATTGTCGAGGAGCCTCCGATCGAGGACCCCGGCACGGCGCCCGACGGCCCGGTCGATGCCGACGGCAATTGCCTGGGTACGATCGAGATATTCAGCGGCCGCGCGATGCGCTGCCGGCCCCCCGGGCTCAGCACGACCCTCTCGAACTGCTGCAAGGATAAGGGCAAAATCGTCAAGGACGGCATGGGATCGTCGATCGGTTCGATCGGCACCAAGATCGCGGTCGCCAAGGGCGTCTTCACCGGCATGAGCGCGGCCTTTACAGCGTTCCGTGCCGGGGCGACCGCGGGCCAGGCAGCGAATGCCGGCGCCAATGCACTGATCATCGGCCTTGATCCAACCTCGATCGCGATCAGCCTTGCGATCAATTTCATGATCGAGGTGCTTCTCCAGGGCTGCGACCAACAGGACATGGAAGTCGGCATGCTGCGCGGCTCGGGCATGTGCCACGAGGTCGGCAGCTACTGCACCTCGAGCTTCCTCGGGATCTGCCTGCAAAAGGCGCGCGGCCATTGCTGCTTCAACACCAAGCTCGGCCGCATCATTCAGGAGCAGGGCCGCCCGCAATTGAAGGCGTTCAACGGCAATCTGTGGGGCTCGCCCAAAAAGCCGATGTGCCGGGGCTTCACGCCTGAAGAGTTCCAGGCGCTGGATTTCTCCAAAATGGACCTATCCGAATATTATGCGGACATCGAGGCTCGCGCCCAATCCGACATCCAGATCGATATGAAGGAGCGCGTCAATGCGTATCTCAAGGCGGTCGGCGAGTAG
- a CDS encoding type-F conjugative transfer system pilin assembly protein TrbC: MRISRRSASSALALAGFAIATVALAQDSARERIQDQGDAAMERVKGAVTRAREGRADVPDPKLPPGPSEAERRRAFEGLRSRLPTPAIDARARAALAAGEARMAAEREAQAKRLRQALGLEPGEMEAVAKTAPSPTIKAWVPVLFVSSSIPVPILRTYAAQLERVHGVLAFRGMPGGLHKVGPMAKLSAEILRIDPGCEGPSCAMRNIQLIVDPIVFRQHGVARVPALAMVPGDPTQAYCEREDESPRASHVVYGDSALPGLLEEYARLGGDKEVRDAQALLGAR; the protein is encoded by the coding sequence ATGCGTATCTCAAGGCGGTCGGCGAGTAGCGCCCTCGCCCTGGCCGGGTTTGCAATCGCAACCGTGGCGCTCGCCCAGGATTCGGCGCGCGAGCGCATCCAGGACCAGGGCGACGCGGCGATGGAACGGGTGAAAGGCGCTGTCACACGCGCCAGGGAGGGGCGCGCTGATGTGCCGGACCCCAAGCTGCCCCCTGGCCCCAGCGAGGCAGAGCGTCGGCGCGCCTTCGAGGGCCTCCGCAGTCGGCTTCCTACGCCCGCGATCGACGCACGCGCCCGCGCCGCCCTCGCTGCCGGCGAAGCGCGGATGGCCGCCGAACGCGAGGCGCAGGCAAAGCGACTGCGGCAAGCGCTCGGACTCGAGCCCGGCGAGATGGAGGCGGTGGCCAAGACAGCGCCCTCCCCCACGATCAAAGCGTGGGTGCCGGTGCTGTTCGTCTCGTCGTCGATACCCGTCCCGATCCTGCGAACCTACGCCGCGCAACTCGAACGGGTGCATGGCGTCCTCGCCTTTCGCGGCATGCCGGGTGGTCTGCACAAGGTTGGGCCGATGGCGAAGCTGTCGGCCGAGATTCTCCGGATCGATCCAGGGTGCGAGGGGCCGTCCTGCGCGATGCGCAACATCCAGCTCATCGTCGACCCGATCGTGTTTCGGCAACACGGGGTCGCCCGCGTACCCGCGCTGGCCATGGTCCCGGGAGATCCGACCCAAGCCTATTGCGAGCGCGAGGATGAGAGCCCGAGAGCGTCTCATGTCGTCTATGGCGACAGCGCACTCCCGGGTCTGTTGGAAGAATATGCCCGATTGGGCGGCGACAAGGAGGTGCGCGATGCTCAGGCTCTTTTGGGCGCTCGTTAA
- a CDS encoding S26 family signal peptidase has product MLRLFWALVNAVLGLWPRLRRLPGKAAVALGAQGLGEPARPARLWRALAIVLPVALLAAIVLPQISLVMSPSIGAWAVRKAPGPIAKGDYVMFTLHHPIAGPKPVSVTKHALCMPGERLTLIETPSVGAPKSWDAHFFCNGVLLGVSLPYGIHGLKLEHFQWSGVIPRGMVYIGSHHPRGFDSRYFGLVPISRLTRMERLL; this is encoded by the coding sequence ATGCTCAGGCTCTTTTGGGCGCTCGTTAACGCCGTCCTTGGCCTGTGGCCGCGGCTCCGGCGCCTGCCGGGCAAGGCTGCGGTCGCGCTCGGAGCACAGGGCCTGGGCGAGCCGGCACGGCCTGCGCGTTTGTGGCGCGCGCTTGCGATCGTCCTGCCCGTGGCGCTGCTCGCGGCGATTGTCCTGCCCCAGATCAGCCTAGTGATGAGCCCCTCGATCGGCGCCTGGGCCGTCCGCAAGGCGCCGGGGCCGATCGCGAAGGGCGACTATGTGATGTTCACGCTCCACCATCCGATCGCCGGACCCAAGCCGGTCAGCGTCACCAAGCACGCGCTTTGCATGCCGGGCGAGCGGCTGACACTGATCGAAACACCGTCGGTCGGTGCGCCCAAATCCTGGGACGCTCATTTTTTCTGCAATGGCGTGCTGCTCGGGGTCAGCCTTCCCTATGGGATTCACGGCCTCAAGCTGGAGCATTTCCAGTGGAGCGGCGTGATCCCGCGCGGCATGGTCTATATCGGATCGCACCACCCGCGTGGGTTCGACAGCCGCTATTTCGGTTTGGTCCCGATCAGCCGGCTAACCCGGATGGAGCGGCTGCTGTGA
- a CDS encoding conjugal transfer protein TraF, translating into MLGAAAIATSLLLPATAFAQSSGDPAKLKQGYWWYEAPKAPPPAAEDPEALAKPVIPPMAELATWTPPKIRKLIEQQRDYAATVLTVDAVSDFWRLQDFARRKARAFAGVTQIAMLQHPELNSKSANPMVGDARSELTAQKDAIRRGYLRAHANEFALVMFSRSTCGYCRVQWPIVQRFQEEMGWQVTLMDVGKRPEVGQRFGVEITPTTMIIRRGSAQRMVIASGVEAYPNLAQMAYQAVRLLRGDIRPEQFMTGPGEDDGFFDALGNGPVSATDPRALGGDLVDVSLEPKR; encoded by the coding sequence ATGCTCGGCGCCGCGGCGATTGCCACCAGCCTGTTGCTCCCGGCAACCGCGTTCGCGCAAAGCTCCGGCGATCCGGCGAAACTGAAGCAAGGCTATTGGTGGTACGAGGCGCCCAAGGCTCCGCCGCCCGCGGCCGAGGATCCAGAAGCACTGGCCAAGCCCGTCATCCCACCGATGGCAGAGCTTGCGACCTGGACGCCGCCCAAGATCCGAAAGCTGATCGAGCAGCAGCGCGACTATGCCGCCACGGTGCTGACGGTCGATGCGGTCTCCGACTTCTGGCGACTGCAGGACTTCGCGCGGCGCAAGGCGCGGGCGTTTGCGGGCGTGACCCAGATCGCAATGCTCCAGCACCCCGAGCTCAATTCGAAATCCGCGAACCCGATGGTCGGTGACGCGCGATCGGAACTCACGGCGCAGAAGGATGCGATCCGCCGCGGCTATCTGCGCGCACATGCCAATGAATTCGCGCTCGTCATGTTTTCGCGTTCGACCTGCGGCTATTGCCGTGTCCAATGGCCGATCGTCCAACGCTTCCAGGAGGAGATGGGCTGGCAGGTCACGCTGATGGACGTCGGCAAACGACCTGAGGTCGGGCAGCGGTTCGGCGTTGAAATCACGCCGACCACGATGATCATCCGGCGCGGCAGCGCGCAGCGCATGGTGATCGCGAGTGGCGTCGAGGCTTATCCCAATCTCGCGCAGATGGCCTACCAGGCAGTGCGGCTGCTGCGCGGCGATATTCGCCCCGAACAGTTCATGACCGGCCCCGGCGAGGATGACGGCTTCTTCGATGCGCTCGGCAACGGCCCGGTCTCGGCGACCGATCCGCGAGCCTTGGGCGGCGATCTCGTCGATGTCAGCCTGGAGCCGAAGCGGTGA
- a CDS encoding conjugal transfer protein TraH encodes MFPAPTRVRLFLSGLILATAANAAPASAQSWAESWFDNVTYTSPGSFEDQTRGYVTAGGMSGRVDVHNDYLMSLTLPKVKAGCGGIDMFLGGMSFLDPDYLVQKLESILQAAPAVAFQYLLETLDEKMGNIISKMEAATNFLNSIQVNDCRLANRMVQIAKGDDNMSGIIEEMTGYKSVKQGFAKSYQNSREKIQANNNNPTEDLRDALTNCPAEVTEIFRTGSLLSHAATRVGAGDWASVMRARVGDVYMRWDPTDKVPLFTAIPQCPAQDTESPQDFLTGRVQKRALNIPPTGADCAQDGTGRGALILARERMESIATKIRTRAALSAEERQFVANVRTLPVYRMLEWGVRQGVVNSVIGDTDELVALTLAYQMLNDLTRTIDFAVSNAERGTSAAGAADGNSATICQTRILSKGIEQLRDLRDEVLRQRAQMRQSYMAALNQANLSANYAGLVRQRDRDARDAAGAAATRNQ; translated from the coding sequence ATGTTCCCAGCCCCCACCCGCGTCCGCCTTTTCCTCTCGGGCCTGATCCTTGCGACGGCTGCGAATGCCGCGCCAGCGAGCGCACAGAGCTGGGCCGAGAGCTGGTTCGACAATGTCACCTATACCAGTCCGGGCAGCTTCGAGGACCAGACGCGCGGTTATGTGACCGCAGGCGGCATGTCGGGCCGGGTCGATGTCCATAACGACTATCTGATGTCGTTGACGCTTCCCAAGGTGAAAGCCGGCTGCGGCGGCATCGACATGTTCCTGGGCGGCATGTCGTTCCTGGACCCGGACTATCTCGTGCAGAAGCTCGAGAGCATCCTGCAGGCCGCGCCTGCGGTCGCGTTCCAGTATCTGCTCGAGACGCTCGACGAGAAGATGGGGAACATCATCTCGAAGATGGAAGCGGCGACCAACTTCCTGAACTCGATCCAGGTCAATGACTGCCGCCTCGCCAACCGCATGGTTCAGATCGCCAAGGGCGACGACAATATGTCGGGTATTATCGAGGAGATGACCGGCTACAAATCGGTCAAGCAAGGCTTCGCCAAAAGCTACCAGAACTCCCGCGAGAAAATACAGGCCAACAACAACAATCCGACCGAGGATCTGCGCGACGCTCTGACCAATTGCCCGGCCGAGGTCACCGAGATCTTCCGCACCGGCTCGCTCTTGAGCCATGCCGCGACGCGGGTCGGAGCGGGCGACTGGGCAAGCGTGATGCGCGCCAGGGTCGGTGACGTTTATATGCGCTGGGATCCGACGGATAAGGTGCCGCTGTTCACCGCGATCCCACAATGCCCAGCGCAGGATACGGAGAGCCCCCAGGATTTCCTGACAGGTCGAGTCCAGAAGCGAGCGCTGAACATTCCCCCGACCGGCGCCGATTGCGCGCAGGATGGGACCGGGCGCGGGGCATTGATCCTGGCGCGCGAGCGAATGGAGTCGATCGCTACCAAGATTCGCACGCGCGCTGCGCTGTCAGCAGAAGAGCGGCAGTTTGTCGCCAATGTCCGGACGCTGCCGGTCTATCGCATGCTGGAATGGGGCGTGCGTCAGGGCGTGGTGAACTCGGTCATTGGCGACACAGACGAACTGGTCGCGCTCACCCTCGCCTATCAGATGCTCAACGACCTTACGCGCACGATTGATTTCGCGGTGAGCAATGCCGAGCGCGGCACGAGCGCCGCGGGCGCGGCGGACGGTAATAGTGCCACGATCTGCCAGACCCGGATCCTGTCCAAAGGCATCGAGCAACTGCGCGACCTGCGGGACGAGGTGCTGCGCCAACGCGCGCAGATGCGCCAAAGCTACATGGCGGCGCTCAACCAGGCGAACCTGTCGGCCAACTATGCCGGCCTCGTCCGCCAGCGCGACCGCGACGCGCGCGATGCCGCCGGCGCCGCCGCCACTCGCAACCAATAG
- a CDS encoding conjugal transfer protein TraG N-terminal domain-containing protein: protein MRRLAKPLAFLPALLAATPAFAVDTSFHTYDGFAETVDAFRLVSMIFADPRYETLVLIVATVGIGLGALLASVRGSGMGLVAFGFQILVGIGIFVGLIATTGTVHVYDRVRNAYQPVGGVPTLLVLVAGATNMIERALVETIDDNTLDPNAKIEFGAGGHSFDLFLNAVSPRGPMTDTFLDATIKDYVRQCYPVARVSAAYGVDDDKLFRTTTDLPAAFAAMAGPATFSTVYTESDKGGTTVSCTDAWAHISDRLSDPTLFESYSQQVCSRTGFDTANAQQLARCRQQLGEMGQMMLGRPLTIQALMSHILLGNTVGDVLFEDSPATAARVMANRAVVSNGLATMSVANEWMPTIRATVFGIMLFMIPVALLFILTPINLRVASFALGLFVFVALWGVIDAGIYQLTLGRAADALAEMRSNALGANAWLLAPSAAMKALAIFGSFRTAAAGLAGAFVFTVFRFSGNVFTSFTSGTLGVTGQASAAAASLGTSEGYASALESQASAAGTRARAGAASSFGDFGERSTFGANRAYGEAGRILGERPGAAGGTAFALGGIEGARQMGSLSPALNGRDLGDPQVARAVQANAATSAIHQFAEKDALRSLGNTYFGQGETGEKAFAAFSQNLVQWRAFGDQRAYGMMMQGATRHFERGGYSAKDAELKASGVIGEAQSDPTFAKLIANAYDQEQMIANDLTSAQIQVGAMEGRRDFAGESVAGIERGNVATEQALRTGSNQGQRDAAQMLGLPPQETARRIGFVNALSGEARSSAISQLSRATGRNEAQVLHALETYNAATQVGTADGATAEAGREGTSVYGRTREAAEYDFAERSGKLDAQREVGTGGTRSAARIGEQRRQSDNFGFAEGAAAAGVSTREAAHLDSFIQALSRTAGNQVDMAEGGAAGIADRAGNERLTRIVDNERLSRMQGLLRSHGITMSKRELAMAQNGDLAMNLTADQAGQLLRAGLINESQFGALAKGGNARFSFAENDLLVSSSAGFQQSARNDTSTRFEAGKQAGPDTIEHFMGGGEEGRAAMANWLQGGFEMDRKGEWRLKPQVADTLQRDVQAVMAQTGWQRSLSRSADKQNAMGTAVDLDIGGGASAESGGRSTSDSTKGSSRGGRGAQGHVGGTLGFNSTETSVTSSSASATMDIVNYDVRNAIAAAERAASKSSNPQRAFSEELGRQVLGPQGLRNRYLENADSGRGTFDYAAPIVSGEQSSVLSSGRLTGDRDHGSNDGDPSFKTRKD from the coding sequence ATGCGCCGCCTCGCCAAGCCCCTCGCCTTCCTGCCCGCGCTTCTCGCCGCGACCCCCGCGTTTGCGGTCGATACCAGCTTTCACACCTATGACGGGTTCGCCGAGACGGTCGATGCGTTCCGGCTGGTGTCGATGATTTTCGCGGATCCGCGCTATGAGACGCTGGTGCTGATCGTCGCGACCGTCGGCATCGGCCTGGGTGCGCTTCTCGCCAGCGTTCGCGGCTCGGGCATGGGACTGGTGGCGTTCGGTTTCCAGATCCTCGTCGGCATCGGCATCTTCGTCGGGCTGATCGCCACCACGGGCACGGTCCATGTCTACGACAGGGTCCGTAATGCCTATCAGCCGGTCGGCGGCGTGCCCACCTTGCTGGTGCTGGTGGCGGGTGCGACCAACATGATCGAGCGAGCACTGGTGGAGACGATCGACGACAACACCCTCGATCCCAATGCCAAGATCGAGTTCGGCGCCGGCGGGCACAGCTTCGACCTGTTCCTGAACGCGGTCTCGCCGCGCGGGCCGATGACCGACACGTTCCTGGACGCGACGATCAAGGATTACGTCCGTCAATGCTATCCGGTCGCGCGTGTTTCGGCTGCCTATGGCGTCGACGACGACAAGCTGTTCCGCACGACCACCGACCTGCCTGCGGCGTTCGCGGCGATGGCGGGGCCAGCGACCTTTTCGACGGTCTATACCGAGTCCGACAAGGGCGGGACAACGGTGAGTTGCACCGATGCCTGGGCGCATATCTCGGACCGGCTGTCCGACCCGACCCTGTTCGAGAGCTATAGCCAGCAGGTCTGTTCGCGGACCGGATTCGATACGGCCAATGCCCAGCAACTCGCCCGTTGCCGCCAGCAGCTCGGTGAAATGGGACAGATGATGCTCGGCCGTCCCCTGACCATCCAGGCGCTGATGTCCCATATCTTGCTCGGCAATACGGTGGGCGATGTGCTGTTCGAGGATTCCCCGGCGACAGCCGCACGCGTGATGGCCAACCGGGCGGTCGTTTCGAACGGCTTGGCGACGATGTCGGTCGCCAATGAATGGATGCCGACAATCCGCGCGACGGTGTTCGGGATCATGCTGTTCATGATACCCGTCGCGCTGCTGTTCATCCTGACGCCGATCAATCTACGTGTCGCGAGCTTCGCGCTTGGCCTGTTCGTATTCGTGGCGCTCTGGGGTGTCATCGATGCCGGTATCTATCAGCTGACGCTTGGCCGCGCGGCTGATGCGCTCGCCGAGATGCGATCGAATGCGCTCGGCGCCAATGCCTGGTTGCTGGCCCCGTCGGCGGCAATGAAGGCACTGGCAATCTTCGGGAGCTTCCGCACGGCTGCCGCTGGCTTAGCCGGCGCATTCGTGTTCACCGTCTTTCGGTTCAGCGGCAATGTCTTCACTTCCTTCACCAGCGGCACCCTTGGCGTCACTGGCCAGGCCAGCGCGGCCGCGGCATCGCTCGGCACGAGCGAAGGCTACGCCTCGGCACTCGAGAGTCAGGCCTCGGCCGCAGGCACGCGCGCGCGCGCCGGCGCCGCTTCGAGCTTTGGCGACTTTGGCGAGCGTTCGACCTTCGGCGCCAATCGCGCCTATGGTGAGGCTGGCCGTATTCTTGGCGAACGGCCGGGTGCGGCGGGTGGCACCGCGTTCGCGCTCGGCGGCATCGAGGGCGCGCGGCAGATGGGCAGCCTGTCGCCGGCCCTCAACGGCCGTGACCTGGGCGACCCGCAAGTAGCCCGCGCGGTCCAGGCCAATGCCGCCACCAGCGCAATTCACCAGTTCGCCGAGAAGGACGCGCTTCGGTCACTCGGCAACACTTATTTCGGCCAGGGCGAGACCGGCGAGAAGGCATTCGCGGCATTTTCGCAGAATCTCGTCCAGTGGCGGGCATTTGGCGACCAGCGGGCTTACGGCATGATGATGCAGGGGGCGACGCGCCATTTCGAGCGCGGCGGCTATTCGGCGAAGGACGCCGAGTTGAAGGCGTCGGGCGTGATCGGCGAGGCGCAGTCCGACCCGACCTTCGCCAAGCTGATCGCCAATGCCTATGATCAGGAGCAGATGATTGCCAACGACCTGACATCGGCCCAGATTCAAGTTGGCGCGATGGAAGGCCGGCGGGACTTTGCCGGGGAAAGTGTCGCCGGGATCGAGCGCGGCAACGTCGCGACCGAGCAGGCGCTGCGCACCGGCAGCAACCAGGGCCAGCGCGACGCCGCGCAAATGCTCGGCCTTCCTCCACAAGAGACCGCGCGCCGCATCGGCTTCGTCAACGCGCTATCCGGTGAAGCCCGCAGTTCCGCAATCTCTCAACTCTCCCGCGCCACTGGACGCAACGAGGCGCAGGTGCTTCACGCCCTCGAAACTTACAATGCCGCGACCCAGGTCGGCACCGCCGATGGTGCGACGGCCGAGGCCGGTCGCGAAGGAACAAGTGTCTATGGGCGGACCCGCGAAGCGGCAGAATATGATTTCGCCGAGCGCTCGGGCAAACTCGACGCCCAGCGCGAGGTGGGCACCGGCGGCACGCGGTCGGCTGCGCGGATCGGAGAGCAACGCCGACAGTCCGATAATTTCGGGTTTGCAGAAGGCGCCGCAGCGGCCGGCGTCTCAACGCGCGAGGCGGCGCACCTCGACAGCTTCATCCAGGCTCTGAGCCGGACGGCCGGCAATCAGGTCGATATGGCTGAGGGCGGTGCTGCGGGCATCGCCGATCGCGCCGGCAACGAGCGGCTGACCAGGATCGTCGATAACGAGCGGCTGAGCCGGATGCAGGGGCTGCTGCGCAGCCACGGCATCACCATGTCGAAGCGCGAGTTGGCAATGGCGCAGAATGGCGATCTCGCAATGAACCTGACCGCGGATCAGGCTGGTCAGTTGCTCCGCGCGGGCCTGATCAACGAAAGTCAGTTTGGCGCATTGGCCAAGGGAGGAAATGCTCGCTTCAGCTTTGCCGAGAACGATCTGCTCGTATCCAGCAGCGCAGGGTTCCAGCAATCCGCGCGCAATGACACGAGCACGCGGTTCGAAGCGGGCAAGCAAGCCGGCCCCGACACGATCGAGCACTTCATGGGCGGCGGCGAGGAAGGCCGTGCCGCGATGGCCAACTGGCTGCAGGGCGGGTTCGAGATGGACCGCAAAGGCGAGTGGCGGCTGAAGCCGCAGGTTGCCGATACCCTACAGCGCGACGTTCAGGCGGTCATGGCGCAGACAGGGTGGCAGCGGTCGCTGAGCCGCTCGGCGGACAAGCAAAATGCCATGGGAACAGCGGTTGACCTAGACATCGGCGGCGGGGCCTCAGCAGAGTCAGGGGGACGAAGCACATCTGATAGCACGAAAGGCAGCTCGCGCGGTGGCCGGGGGGCACAGGGGCACGTCGGGGGCACCCTCGGATTCAATAGTACGGAGACCAGCGTGACGAGTTCGAGCGCGTCGGCGACGATGGACATCGTCAATTATGATGTTCGCAATGCAATAGCAGCGGCGGAGCGGGCCGCTTCAAAATCAAGCAATCCGCAAAGAGCCTTCTCGGAGGAGTTGGGACGACAGGTCCTTGGACCCCAAGGACTTCGAAACCGGTATCTCGAAAACGCAGATTCAGGCAGAGGCACGTTCGACTATGCAGCTCCCATCGTTTCGGGAGAACAGTCCTCGGTGCTAAGCAGCGGGAGGCTAACCGGTGATCGGGATCATGGCAGCAACGATGGCGACCCGTCATTCAAGACACGCAAGGATTAG
- a CDS encoding DUF1778 domain-containing protein, with amino-acid sequence MASATARTEKLDLRLSPTAKRTLQQAALAAHRSVSEFVLESALARAEETLPDRREFNLDADQWAAFLAALDAPPRHTPRLAELLTKPSVFEQDPG; translated from the coding sequence ATGGCTTCTGCTACCGCCCGAACTGAGAAACTCGATCTACGCCTGTCACCCACTGCAAAGCGGACGCTTCAACAGGCTGCGCTCGCTGCGCATCGCTCGGTCAGCGAATTCGTGCTGGAAAGCGCATTGGCGCGCGCTGAAGAGACGCTCCCCGATCGTCGGGAGTTCAATCTGGACGCGGACCAGTGGGCGGCATTCCTGGCAGCACTCGATGCGCCCCCTCGCCACACGCCAAGGCTGGCTGAACTGCTTACAAAGCCGAGCGTGTTCGAGCAGGACCCAGGTTAA